The sequence TGAAACCATTGGAGAAGTGGTCGCTGCTGCATGACACAGATGGAGCTAGGTATGGCATCATGGGCATTAATATAGCTGATATATATGAAGGTAATCATGTGTTGAAGGGGATAAAGTGCCTTCTCTCAACGCAATAGTGGAGGTTACACACCAGCGCATGGCAGAATACTTCAAGGAAAGAAGTGCTGCAGCGAAGAAAGCAATTGGCAATCCTTCAATGAACTTTCCTGAATGTGTCCAGGATGCCATGAATGCCAAAATGCAAAAGGCGCAGATTCATAGTGTGACCTGCATGGAAATCAAGGAGAACAAATATTTTCCCGGGGAAGAGGTTCAAAAGTTTAAGGTTCAGTCAAATCAGAAGAAGGTTGTTGTTCAATTGACATCGGAGTATACCCGCATCAGTAGGGATCATGCACGCGAGCTCACGAAACGCGCTGAATGTTCCTGCAACAAGCCAAAGCTGTTTCATAAGCCCTGTTCTCATGTCATTGCCGTCTGTTGTCAGATTGGAGTTACCACTGCTGATTACATGTCCCCGTACTACACCCTGCCCTATCTGGATAACACTTGGAGTGGAAATTGTGATGTACCCAAATTCTCACCAGACTACAAAATCATCATGCCATTTGACAAACCAACTTGGATCCCTGACAAAAAGCTGGAGTGTGGTCTTTCTGTTTTTAGAACATCAGATCGCGTGCAGTCTGTCATGGATGAGGAAGAGCAACAGAGTAGCAGCACTTAGAGTAGATCAGTTTCAGACAATTCAGGGCAGCAAAAAGCACCTAGAAGAACCTAGTCAAGCTTGAACCTGTGTTATTGTCTGTTGGCTTAACCATGTTTTGCGTTAGACATTAAGTTATGGTATGCAAAACCTGTGTTTCTATTACTTTTGTAGTGCTTATGTGCTCCCTTGACAACTGATGTTTTCAGATCTTTTAAGGCAATATGGTTAGTGGTCTCATGGATATTTCAAACTGTGGGCATGATTATGTTCTAAATCAGGTTAGTTTTGCTATCCTATACTATACCCTTGCTCTCTTTTCCAGTTGGTTACACTTTTGGTATTTGAATAACTGTTATAGGATTACATTTTTTCATGCCCTGATATGCATGAATGGGTTGATGCCAAATTATGTCGAAAGGTATCATTTCTAGGATGATCATTATAATGAATGGCATGCATGCTCTCTGACAAATCACAtctcatgttttattttttataacaatTTCTGAAGTCTCTGCACCAGAACTTGTTAATTTTCTGCACAAGGCAGTCGTCTGTTTTCTCCGTTTTACTGCAACAGCAACAAAATGCAGCATCTACAGAAATTGCATGATGAGATATATAGATCTAAGAGAGTGAAAGCTCCTTAGCATTCCTGAAGCAACTTGAGCAATTTGGTTGCTGCAATGCAAAGTTGCAGTAACTTGTCTGAATCACGCCCTGGTGATGTCGGTGATGGTGATACGAAATCCGACGTTCCCGATGCATCCACGTGGTCAGCGTTTCACCGACACACGCTGCTATACTATTCCTTAATCATTTTCTGGTCTCTTCCTCTGTTGTTTCAGTCGTCTTCCTCGTGTTGCTCATGGGGAATATAGGAGTATTATCATATGATCTgaaattctgatttctgaacacATATGCATCGCAATTTGAACTTGTCCTTCCATCTGTTTCTCTTTGGAAACAAATACGTCACGAATTTGCATGATAAGCTGTTGGATTAAACGATAAATAATTGCAAAGTCGTTCTATGCAAGATCTTTCAGAATTCTTTCTCTGACTTCACTAATCATAATCAAGCAACTACTCGAAAGTTGTAACGGCCACGTTCGCTCGTTGAGTCCTCTGCTGTGCCCAGaggaataaagaaaaaaagaattgtcCATTAAGAAGCTGACCATTCAAAGAAAAACTTTCATGATTGGAACTCACTTGGGGCCATGAAGAACAGTTCATTGCGATTTGCAAAGGTGATTTGGTCATCCTTTCCTGGCACTCAAAACTtgaggaattaaaaaaaaagaattaatcaaTCAGCTCGTTACAAAACAAACATGAAGAAGCAATTAACCCAATGTTCAGATCACTGCAGGCGTGTCGGTTGGATCGATCGCAACCGACACGATGATACATCGAGACACGACCATCAGATTAAACGAAAGGATTAATTACTGCAAGTGCTGAAGCTGTTCTTGCTTGTGTGTTTTGCACGTCGACTAACTAACGGCCTCTCACGCCATCGCCTACTAAGCTAGCGTGTATGCTTCCAACAACTATATACTTCGATCCCTCTGtacttaaatatttgacgccgttaatttttttaaatatgtttaaccgttcgtcttatttaaaaattaaataattattaattcttttttatcatTTATTCAATGTTAAGTATACCTTTATGTATACATGCATacagttttatatattttacaaaagtttttcaATAGGATGAACGATCaatcatgtttaaaaaagtcaacagcgtcagtcaaatatttagagagtaTTTCATTTGCAACCAACCACCGGCGAGTCGGCGACGAGTGGAATTATCATGGCCAtgcaggacgacgacgacgacgaccaacaCATGCACAGCATGTCTCgctggcgcgcggcgacggcggcggccgggagagaACGTGCGTGGTGACCCAAACCTTGACGCGCAGAACACAAGCCGTACACTACCACTTCTCTAATTCTTTAAGTACTAACCAACACGTAGCACCACCTACCTAGCCACATAGGAGTAAGCTTTAGCTTCTTCTCACATTCCTCTcctcacatatatatgtaccacATTTGTTGTCATGGCACGGCTCCTACTCCAATCAATCACAACCAACTAATTAGAATCTAATCACCCTGTCCCATTAACCAAATTAACATCGATCGATCattagtacaaactaattaatcaatcaattaGTTAGAGATCAAGTTATTAGTGTCCAAGTATAGCCTAGGGAGGTAAGGGGAAAGAGAGACACACCGGCGAGGTCCTCCAAAGTTAGGACCTTGGACCGtccctcctccatccccacgGCTACCAACTTTATCCTCGTCCCCTCCCTACCAcccctctccccccctcccctctcaaacgccaccgccaccgccatggtcgcgcccttcccctcctcctagCACCACCTCTTTCCTTCCCGCGCTACGCGGGACGAGGACCAGGGATGGCTCCGCCCACCACCGTCTCCGCCTCTACCGCCAGCCTGATCTGGTCCTTGTCGCCGTCGCTCtcgctcgtcgtcgccacctCGGTGGCGCTCCTGCTCATGCTCGGCGGGGTGTCCGGGATCCGCGTCGACGTCATCCGCCTCCCGTCGGCGTCGCCGTTCCCGGCGTTCCGGGAGGCGCCGGCGTTCAGGAACGGCGACGGGTGCCCGCCGGCGAgggggtcggcggcggagagggggcgGGTGGACGTGGCCATGACGCTCGACGCCAACTACCTGAGGGGCACCATGGCCGCCGTGTTCTCCATCCTGCAGCACACGGCGTGCCCGGAGAGCGTCGCGTTCCACTTCCTCGCCGCGCGCTCCGACCCGGacgccggcgacctcgccgccgccatccgcgccACCTTCCCctacctcggcgccgccgtcagcgTCTACCGCTTCGACCCGTCGCGCGTCCGCGGCCGCATCTCCCGCTCGGTGCGCCGCGCGCTCGACCAGCCGCTCAACTACGCGCGCGTCTACCTCGCCGACACGCTCCCCGCCGGCGTGCGCCGCGTCCTCTACCTCGActccgacgtcgtcgtcgtcgacgacgtgcGGAAGCTCTGGTCGGTGGACCTCGCCGGGcacgtggtggcggcgccggagtaCTGCCACGCCAACTTCACCAAGTACTTCACCGACGCGTTCTGGTCGGACGGCGAGCTCAGCGGCGGCGCGttccgcgggcgccgccgccggccgccgtgctaCTTCAACACCGGCGTGATGGTGATGGACGTGGGGCGGTGGCGCGACGGCGGGTACACGCGGCGGGTGGAGGAGTGGATGGCGGTGCAGAAGCGGAGGCGGATCTACCACCTCGGCTCGCTGCCGCCGTTCCTGctggtgctcgccggcgacatcAAGGCGGTGGATCACCGGTGGAACCAGCACGGGCTCGGCGGCGACAACGCGGAGGGGAAATGCCGGAGCCTGCACCCGGGCCCGGTCAGCCTCCTCCATTGGAGCGGCAAGGGGAAGCCATGGCTGCGCCTCGACTCGCGGAAGCCCTGCGCCGTCGACTACCTCTGGGCGCCGTACGACCTCTACAAGGCCGCCGTACCCGCGCTCGAGgagtgagctagctagctagctcgccgccggcgagccgaggcggcggcgtgattgcattgcatgcattcGAGGGCAGACATacgagagaagaggagagagggagagggagaggaggtgtgtacacgtacgtacgcacgtgcgtgcgtgcatgcatgcatgtgtccatACGTGCAAAACACAaaaggggcaaaaaaaaaaaagaaaaaagttgtgACGTCATGCAAAACGGCACAAATAAGATTAAGTTGGGACTGGAAGTGGTGAAGAAATACATGCCAAGAGGATCAATGGAAGGAAGGCGCTCCGTCTCATAGAAAAACTAATCCTAATTACGAATCTAAATACATATGTATCTAGGTTTATAACTAggattgacttttttttacatAGTAGTACATATATGGATGCATGTGCccatctctttttctttcttcctcttgtTTTGGGTTCCTTAAAATTTTCTACCGTTGAATTTGATTCATCATGGTGACGATGATGTACATAGGTGTTTTGATTGGAGTACGATGTGTAAAAAATTAGGGTGGTGAGATCAGAAGTGGGTGGTGCACTTTGCAAATGTGTATGTACTATATGCTTTGATGTTGATATATCATACAAGAACACACACATTCAGGGGGGCAAACATCGGTCCATAGCTTTATTTTCCGTTCATCCATTTGATCACATAAATTGATataaagagtaaaatacatTATCGGTCCTTAAAGTTGAAGGTGGTGTCACTTCGGTCCATGATGTTGTAAAATCAACATTAAGGTCCATGAACTTGTTTAAGTGAATCATTGCGGTCCAAAACACGTTTGACCGGGTTGACCGTCCTATGTGGCTGTTCAGCGTGGCCGCATATTTGCTATTAGGCCCTTCCACTTTCGCACTACCGGTTTGGTTGGCAGAACAATCGGGGTGTGACAAATATGGGGGCAGCGGTGGGGACAAGGGGCATGTGAATACTATCCATCCTAGGTCAGATGCAGCGCTGATGACTGGTGAGAAGGCAGGATCCAACGCCGGCGCCCGAGTGGAGCTCGGCATCCATCACTCTGGCGCCGAAGGAGCGTAATGGAGGCCGCGCCCATCTCTTCAGCTCAACAACGCCCGACGACTTGGTGGGCAGGCAAGCGGAATCCGCGGCATGAACTCACCGCCCATGGCCAAGCCTCCAAGCTTGCCGCTTCCCAATCTGCCGTCACCGGGAACAGGAGAGACCCTCGCGGATCTTGGGGCCCCACGCCCTCTCCGGAGCCATCCCTCCACTGTCGCCGGATAGAGGGGCACCACCAGGGAGAACCATGCTTCACCGACGGCCAGATCCACCGGTCACCCTTCCCGCTGGTCGTCGGCGCTAGATCCACCACGTCACTAGATCCGTGCCGCGACGCTTTGCCGCCAGAGTGATGGATGCCGAGCTCCACTCGGGCGCAGGCGTTGGATCCGGCCTTCTCACCAGTCATCAGCGCCGCATCAGACCTAGGATGGATAGTATTCACATGCCCCTTGTCCCCACCGCTGCCCCCATATTTGTCGCACCCCGATTGTTCTGCCAACCAAACCGGTAGTGCGAAAGTGGAAGGGCCTAATTAAAAATATGTGACCACGCTGGATAGCCACGTATGACAGTCAACCtagtcaaacatgttttgaACTGCAATGATTCACTTAAATAAGTTCATAGATCTTAATATTGATTTTACAAGATcatggacctaagtgacacaACTCTCCAACTTTAAGGACCAATGGTGTACTTTACTCATTGAAATATATGTTGAGGCATGTGCATATCAGCATGAACAAACAATGTTGCTCGCGGCTTTTGCATCTGACGGGCCGGGGCTAGGTGTGGTGGCAAAGGAagtaagttcactttgactcccttcaCTAGTGGTTGAATATAATTCATATTCCACTATCCCTGAACCACAATACCGAATATTTTGACCCCTTCctcccccaactattaaaaccgatgcaatttgactcccttaacggTTTTGGAGGGCAGTTTCGCTGctgtggcgcctacatggcagTGTTCACTTTGTCTTCATCcaacgtggcattgacgtgacaTTTATATGACAATACAACTAAAAgaaatgtgggacccatttgtcatttacacaaaaatattatgggacccactgacatgtggggcccacagtcatcctcttcttcccttcttcttcctccctctttctctcccttctctttctcttcccctttctctcccccttcACCGTCTGCGGGAGGTTGCCGTGTAGGGAGagcgggagcggcagcggcgaaaGGGGTCGGAGTTCAAAGTGAACCTATTCCGGTGGCAAATGCTCGCGGTCCCGCGTTTCGTGGGCCACGACCTAGGCGCAGGTGAGCCAAAATGGCTAATTTTGCTctagaataagttcactttgactcccttaactagtggtcgaatctgattcgtatccttGAACCACAATATCGGATATTTCGACCCTCCAAACTATTAAAATCGGTGCAAGTTGACTCCCTCGGCAGTTTTGAAGGACGGTTTCGTTGACGTGACGTctacgtggcggtgttgactcggtcttcgttccacgtggagttgacgtggcgcttatgtgtaTTAGAATTAAAGACAATATGAGCGGaccccatttgtcattcacacaaataatgtgggacccacatgtcatcctatTTCCTTcattcttctccctctctctcccttatctcgcTAGATCGGATCGGCGGGCGGTTCGGCGGCGGGCGAACGTTGTGACGGCGACGTGCGGGCAAGggctgaagcggcggcggtttcggccCGCAGGGCCACATGTGGCATttcccttctccttcttctcttcacGCGTCCTCATACGATGGTTTCCACCTTCTTCGATCTGGAAGCGTGGTTCAAGGACCACAGTGCCACAATGCTCTTCGAGAAGACGCACGTGATGTCCCCGTCGAGCTTAACCAAGAGTGACGCATCATACAACCATGCGATGAATGTCGCATGCGTGGCAAACAACACCTTCATCATGGACTTAGTGCTGAATTCGAAAGGCCCATGGGATCTTTGATGGGCTTAACTCACTGTGGTCCCTTATCTCGCTGGATCGGATCGGCGACAGATCGGCGGGTGGTTCGGCGGTGGGCAAGAGgtgcgacgacgacgtgcgGGCAAGGGttgaagtggcggcggcggttttgGCCCGCAAGGCCACATGTGGCATTTCCCCTCTCCTTCATCTCTTCACGCGTCCTCATACGACGATTTCCACCTTCGTCGATCTGGAAGCGTGGTTCAGGGACCACAGTGCCACAATGCTCTTCGAGAAGGTGCACGGGATGTCCTGTCGAGCTTAACCAAGAGTGATGCATCGTACAACCATGCGATGAATGTCGCATGCGTAGCAGACAACACCTTCATCATGGACTTAGTGCTGAATTTGAAAGAACACCTTCATCATGGACTTAGTGCTGAATTTGAAATAGGCACATGGGATCTTTGATGGGCTTAACTCACTTGTTGATGTTGGAGGCGGCCACGGCACAGCTGCGCTGGCCATCACAAAGGCCTTCCCTGGCATCAGCTGCAGCGTACTTGATCTTGAACAGGTCATTAGCAAATCTCCTAGTCCTAGTGGTGGCCTGGTGCACTACATCGTTGGCGAcatgtttcaaaccataccacCTTCAAACGTTGTTCTATTGAAGATATTCTATTCTACTCACTCTGATTTACCTGGCTACTTTCACTTCACTTACCCGATCAACAGTTAATAATATGTacatctatctatatatcttaGGCTGTCCTACATTCATGGGATGACGACTCCTGTGTCAAAATACTCAAACACTGCAAACACACGATTCCAGCAATAGCTGATGTCGTAGGAAGGAGACACCGGAACATAAAGCTGTCAAATAGGCTCAAGTTCTactcgatatatatatatatatatatatatatatatatatatatatatatatatatatatatatatatggtgcgTGGATCTGGATTTGAACGAGATGAGCAGGAGTGGAAGAACATTTTCATCCTGGCTAGATTTAGTGATTACACAGTTATGCCGATATTGGTCCCATATCTATCATCGAGGTTCCTCTATGAAGAACCTCGAAGATGAATGAATCTATCTAGTTAATAACTGGGCTAATTTTGTGTCCTAGCCTCTACctcagcagcagctgctgcataGATCATCCCAAATAGCATCTCATTGATGCTGGCTGTGTTGACAAAACTGTCAAATGTGACCATCATCAGGGTTTTCACCACCAGCACACGCCCCACTTACCTCAGGGGGCACATGCCCCCCAAATGGTAGGCGGTGGGACACACCCCGCTTACCTCAGGGGGCACATGCCCCCCAAATGGTAGGCGACGTGGCTGGACGATGACACTAAAATTACCGTAAGATACAAAATTATGTAATTTCACTACTCTATTCTTGATTATTATATATTAACATTTTTAGTAAAATGATGTATCATAGGGCTAGCTCGGCAAGCTGGATGTGGCAGCTGTGGTTGCGCCGTGTGTGTGCGGCACTGTTGGTAACGGCTGCCGCAGCCGCAAAACAGGCAGCTGAATAGACCCAAAGccataaatataatataacctGTTTTGATATGTTAATTTTCTCTTTCAATAGTTTTGCAATATTTAAACATAGGCATGATCAAATTGACGATGGCTCTAGcgatgtagtttttttttcttttgatttgcTGTCTCTCTTCCATGAGGGGATTAGGATTCAGGCATCGGTGGTTAATTAGAAAACTCTAGAAGGTTGAACAATTAGTTTTCCGTTTTTCTTAGTGACCCGCTCGTACGACTTcctcccaactttttttcttaatcatatggtatatatttttttacctaTGTGGATCAACGGGGTAGCGTTTTGAAATTCATCATTCAGTTGTAGAGATTTGGTTCGGTTTCCTCCTATTCTCCCGACTCTGATTCTATAAGCTGGATAGAGATACAGGAGGACTACCAACCTATATATGTGCACGCGCTATCTGGCAATAGATTACTTGTGTCGAGTTTAATCCGCTTTACAATTTGACATTTCCATTATCAATTAAATATAGCCATCTAAAAGAGGATGAGAGATTTTTTCTCATATGTCGAACGAAGAGGTGAGGGCAACTATAGTGGAACCAAGCGAGGGGTAGTGAAGGAATTTAGTATTTCCATTATCAATTAAATATAGCTATCTAAGAGAGGATGAgagatttttttctcatatatcgAGCCAAGAGGTGAGGGGGCAGCTATAGTGGAACCAAGCGAGGGGTAGTGAAGGCAGTGGTGCAGCAGAGGCTGTTGCTGCCGCTTAGCATGATAGTAGTTCAGTTGATTTTAGTGGAAATGTTGGTACTATCGAAGATAACGCTCAATGACGGGATGAGCCTGTTCGTTATTATTGTGTACCGCAACCTgatcgccgctgccgctaccGTGCCACTTGTGTTCATATTTGAGAGGTACTAGATTAATGACCTATATCTTTCATTTTTAGGTGTTTTCCTTTACATCTTcatgtttataatttttttctatgttttttctgttaCAGGGATATGTGGAAAAAGTGAACTGGGCAATTGGGGGCTGGCTTTTTataaactaggtgaaaccccgcgcgttgATGCAgagtttagtatgataacaataagtaaaaataatatgtgtgATAGCTAGACAATATAAGATTATGTAAGTtaaatgtggtttatgataatttaaatttaaatagtatatagaatgatgattcaaatgtaaaagtaaggtgatatgcctttatgaaagaagaaaagtattgagatagtttggaccgtagattaatcatctaaaggctaaaaataattgaggtgatatggattaatgagagaagagaaggagagataTAATTTGgactatagattaatcatttagcactaaaaacaattaatgtgatatggcttaatgagagaagagaaataatattaactaagtgatgatgaactatataggtacatagcatattataaaaaaatgaagatatatattaaaatataatgtgaattatgtggaatTATGATTTAACATGTTTGGATTTTAAATgctttaaaatttaataaattataaataacatgtttgcatgttgtttaaatttaatgattattagtggatgatgatgtggtatcttgttaatggatgatgatgtggcatctttgcatgttaagctttagaaattagtgggttataactttatagtaagagatGATGCTGTATTTGGGTGAGGTCTCTCACTCTACCTTTAGATTTGGACATTTTGTAGCCGTACTATTTTTTATTCCTTAGTGTTATGGGCATGGACCATACTTTTATTCCGCATAGACCATGCCCATGTAGCAGTTTGCATGTCAGATCGATGTTAATTATAATGCCAATATATTTTTCTGGTATATTGAGTATATCTATATTCCATGACTCTAGAAGAACATAGTAAACCATAGGTACCAAAGATCTTTAAGATAACGTATTCTAATCCTAACAACTATAACGCAAGGatccaaatcattttttttttacaaacaaagaAATAATGTGAACATATGACAGTTCTTGGGCAGTAAAAGATAGAAAGTGCTAGAGACTTGGTGTAGTGAACACTTTACTGAAAAGGCTTGAATTTAACCACCACAATGGAACTAAGAAATTTTACAACTTCAAATTAATTCAAGCTTTGTAATAATGGCATATAAACAAGGTTGCCCTAATTTAGGTTTATTGTATACTATTAAGTTTGATTACTTGGCCTAAGTACTAAAAGTTACTCAGTAATCTCTAATTTAGGTTTATTGTAAGTTTGATTACTTGGCCTCAGTACTAAAAGTTACTCAGTAGTCAATTCACAAGCGTGTTGATGTATTTCAGGCATATAGCCCACTTACTATATACAACTTACATGGAAGGGCGGTAGTTAGACCTAAGTTATAGCTAAGctataaaacaataaaaaagacACCTCTTGGCAACACTGGTGCTTATCTTTGTGATAAACTAGTGGTAAGATAGTATACCGTTAAAAATCTCAGCTTTGCATCATGTACACACTATTTCAGCTGATATAACTTTCCTGAAATACAAAGCACTTACAAATTCAATATGGCATACATGAGAATTTAGAGAATTTACCATCAAATTCTTGTGCCTCAACTTTTTTTACCACCCAATCCACGTGCCCTCAGTAATATATCATTATGACTGCTAATTCGTCTATTTTGTACCactttctctgtttttcatgtgttttttaattcttaattccattcgtactccctccgtccttaaaaaaacccaacctagaCACATCCTAGTACCATGAATTTAAATATGTGACAGATCATAGTACCATGAATCTAGTACtagtatgtccagatttattgtcaCATCGTATTACGATGTTGAGTTTTCTTGACGGAGAAGTATATTTTTTACAGGTTTGTGGGCATTTTTCctctgggcccacctgtcagatcCAAAAGAGATATTTCTCTTTGGATCGATCGGATCCCTCCAGGCAGGcgcaccaccccgccgccgagcgccgccgccgaacgccgccgctgccactggACTGTGCTGGCCACCCCAGTTCACCGTCCCCACCGCCGAGCGCCGgcccaccaccccgccgccgagTGCCACCACCGCCCCAGGTCAACGCCCCCACAGCCGAATGGCAGGTCAAGTTCCTGAGTCCTGACGAACGAAGAGAGTTGGGAGGCCCTGGCTGAGACCAACACAACCAGATTTCTCCTACTCGATCCACTTCGCCGGCGGAGATGTCCTTCTTCTTCcgggcggcgtcgcggccggCGCGCCCGTCGCCGCAGGAGCTCGTCCGCTCCATCAAGGAGTCCCTCCTCGCCCTCGACACCAGGACCGGCGCCAAGGTACTCTCCCCGCATCCTCCCTCCCTCGCGAGCTTCTTTCCTTAGTCCGCACATGCCTGAGATCTTGGTTGATTAGTGCTCGAGGTGTCGCTTGCTTTAACCGTAGCTTGTGTGCTGAGATTTGAGTGTTTATCTGTCTGGATCTTAGTAGATGTTAGTGCCTGAGGTCGTTGATTTTGGTCGGAATTCGTCCTACAGTGTAGCAAACCCGGAATGCAATGTAATCCGTGTTGGTAGAACCGTGGGATTAGTTTTTTGGGTTTAAATCTTCACCGATACTGACCTTTGGATGCTATGACCTGTGCTGAGATTGTGCTTACCATTGGAGTGCTCATTTTTACCCCCAATTTAGTGGCGACAAAGGCGTCAATGTTAGGGTGATTCAAGCTTATCTATGATGGAGTTTGGTTGTACTTCACAAGGAAATAGGCAAAATAGCGCAATAAATTGTTGGTTCATAATGTGAAACAAGAATAATGCCtgataatttttcaaaataaatttgctTGAGCAGGTCTAATGAAGATTCAGGGCATGTACTTAGCTCAAGTCACTGATATTGATTCGGGAAAAGGGGCTCTTGTTTTATTTATTCGCTACAAGGACTAACTTGGTACTACTTGGGATCTTTGAGCAACTGGTTTCCGTGTATCACAAAGAGTTTCAAGAGTCACATTACTTGTAAAATATGCTTTCTTGTTGAGAGATTCTTTTTAGCAGTGTTGATATACCAGTATATTGCATATGGCACTTGCATCTGGAGCCTACTCATAAGCAATGGCATATTTGTTCCTTTGTTT is a genomic window of Oryza glaberrima chromosome 7, OglaRS2, whole genome shotgun sequence containing:
- the LOC127778842 gene encoding probable galacturonosyltransferase-like 4; translated protein: MAPPTTVSASTASLIWSLSPSLSLVVATSVALLLMLGGVSGIRVDVIRLPSASPFPAFREAPAFRNGDGCPPARGSAAERGRVDVAMTLDANYLRGTMAAVFSILQHTACPESVAFHFLAARSDPDAGDLAAAIRATFPYLGAAVSVYRFDPSRVRGRISRSVRRALDQPLNYARVYLADTLPAGVRRVLYLDSDVVVVDDVRKLWSVDLAGHVVAAPEYCHANFTKYFTDAFWSDGELSGGAFRGRRRRPPCYFNTGVMVMDVGRWRDGGYTRRVEEWMAVQKRRRIYHLGSLPPFLLVLAGDIKAVDHRWNQHGLGGDNAEGKCRSLHPGPVSLLHWSGKGKPWLRLDSRKPCAVDYLWAPYDLYKAAVPALEE